In Nocardioides palaemonis, a single genomic region encodes these proteins:
- the nth gene encoding endonuclease III: MDRILAATYPDAKAELDFTNAFECLVVTVISAQTTDRRVNAASPALFAAYPTPEAMAAAPREHLEQLLGPLGFFRQKTDSVLRLSQALVEDFGGEVPGRLDDLVKLPGVGRKTANVVLGNAFDKPGITVDTHFGRLARRFGWTEETDPVKVEHAVGALFPKRDWTMLSHHLIWHGRRRCHAKKPACGACPLARLCPSFGAGPTDPVEAEKLVTTQGPA, from the coding sequence ATGGACCGGATCCTCGCCGCGACCTACCCGGACGCGAAGGCCGAGCTCGACTTCACCAATGCCTTCGAGTGCCTCGTCGTCACGGTGATCTCCGCGCAGACGACCGACCGGCGGGTCAATGCGGCCAGCCCGGCGCTGTTCGCGGCCTACCCCACGCCCGAGGCGATGGCGGCCGCCCCGCGCGAGCACCTCGAGCAGCTGCTCGGCCCGCTCGGGTTCTTCCGGCAGAAGACCGACTCGGTGCTGCGGCTCAGCCAGGCGCTGGTCGAGGACTTCGGCGGGGAGGTCCCGGGGCGCCTCGACGACCTGGTGAAGCTGCCGGGCGTGGGCCGCAAGACCGCCAACGTGGTGCTCGGCAACGCGTTCGACAAGCCGGGCATCACCGTCGACACCCACTTCGGCCGCCTCGCGCGCCGCTTCGGCTGGACCGAGGAGACCGACCCGGTCAAGGTCGAGCACGCGGTCGGCGCGCTCTTCCCCAAGCGCGACTGGACGATGCTGTCGCACCACCTCATCTGGCACGGGCGTCGACGCTGCCACGCGAAGAAGCCCGCGTGCGGCGCGTGCCCGCTCGCCCGGCTGTGCCCCTCCTTCGGCGCCGGCCCCACCGACCCGGTGGAGGCCGAGAAGCTCGTCACCACCCAGGGCCCGGCGTGA
- a CDS encoding NUDIX hydrolase, producing the protein MSALPTWLAPVVEAASTITARELTRFVPPPGSDARRGAVLMVFADRDDDPHAPDDLAHRGELLLTERAHHMRSHPGQVSFPGGSLDPGETAREAALREALEEIGLQPSEVEVFGELPELWLPPSNFAVTPVLGYWRDPGEVRIESPDEVHAIHRVTIADLLDPELRINVRHPSGWVGPGFLIGPDKDVILWGFTAGIVARLFGYLGWDEAWDEARVRDLPDHMLQGVPRTADLATDTKLEE; encoded by the coding sequence GTGAGCGCGCTCCCCACCTGGCTCGCCCCTGTGGTCGAGGCCGCCTCCACCATCACGGCCCGCGAGCTCACCCGCTTCGTCCCGCCGCCCGGCAGCGACGCGCGTCGCGGCGCCGTGCTGATGGTCTTCGCCGACCGCGACGACGACCCGCACGCCCCGGACGACCTCGCCCACCGCGGCGAGCTGCTGCTCACCGAGCGCGCCCACCACATGCGCTCCCACCCCGGCCAGGTCTCGTTCCCCGGCGGCTCGCTCGACCCCGGCGAGACCGCTCGTGAGGCGGCGCTGCGCGAGGCGCTCGAGGAGATCGGTCTCCAGCCGTCCGAGGTCGAGGTGTTCGGCGAGCTGCCCGAGCTGTGGCTGCCGCCGAGCAACTTCGCGGTCACCCCGGTCCTGGGCTACTGGCGCGATCCCGGCGAGGTCCGCATCGAGAGCCCCGACGAGGTCCACGCGATCCACCGCGTCACGATCGCCGACCTGCTCGACCCCGAGCTCCGCATCAACGTCCGCCACCCCAGCGGGTGGGTCGGGCCCGGCTTCCTGATCGGCCCCGACAAGGACGTGATCCTGTGGGGCTTCACCGCCGGCATCGTGGCGCGGCTCTTCGGCTACCTGGGGTGGGACGAGGCGTGGGACGAGGCCCGGGTGCGTGACCTGCCGGACCACATGCTGCAAGGTGTCCCCAGAACAGCCGACCTGGCGACCGACACCAAGCTCGAGGAGTAA
- a CDS encoding molybdopterin-dependent oxidoreductase — protein MTTRLRPPTPDSFTSRLRSPAVAARVGLWLGVSFGICFATGLVSHYAQLPTHPVPFPTSPSWGYRLTQGLHVTTGVAAIQLLLVKLWSVLPRLFEAPPLGDPRRLLLTVLERGSIAVLVAASVFQLATGVLNAAQWYPWTAFSFRTTHYALAWIAVGALLVHVAVKLPVIRDVLAHDIDDTSHDRPAATVAGPLSRRALVRTTFAAAGVAVLATAGGTVPWLRRVSVFATRTGEGPGGVPVNKSAQAAGVEESATATDWRLEVVVDGTVTAALSLDDLRAMPQRTVDLPIACVEGWSAQGTWSGVRLADVLRAAGAAAGSDVAVTSLQQAGPFRRTTLPAGFADDERTLLALDLAGAPLALDHGFPCRLIAPNRPGVLQTKWLSRLEVGA, from the coding sequence GTGACGACGCGGCTGCGGCCGCCCACCCCCGACTCGTTCACCTCCCGCCTGCGCAGTCCCGCGGTCGCCGCCCGGGTGGGCCTGTGGCTGGGCGTCTCGTTCGGGATCTGCTTCGCGACCGGGCTGGTCAGCCACTACGCGCAGCTCCCGACGCACCCGGTCCCCTTCCCGACGAGCCCGAGCTGGGGCTACCGGCTCACCCAGGGTCTCCACGTCACCACCGGCGTCGCGGCGATCCAGCTGCTCCTCGTCAAGCTCTGGTCGGTGCTGCCGCGGCTCTTCGAGGCGCCGCCGCTGGGCGACCCGCGGCGGTTGCTGCTCACCGTGCTCGAGCGCGGCTCGATCGCGGTCCTCGTGGCCGCCTCGGTCTTCCAGCTGGCGACCGGCGTGCTCAACGCCGCCCAGTGGTACCCGTGGACCGCCTTCTCCTTCCGCACCACCCACTACGCCCTCGCCTGGATCGCCGTCGGCGCGCTGCTGGTCCACGTCGCGGTGAAGCTGCCCGTCATCCGCGACGTGCTCGCGCACGACATCGACGACACCAGCCACGACCGACCCGCCGCGACGGTGGCCGGTCCGCTCTCCCGGCGTGCGCTGGTGCGTACGACGTTCGCCGCGGCCGGCGTCGCCGTGCTCGCGACGGCCGGGGGCACGGTGCCGTGGCTGCGCCGGGTCTCGGTGTTCGCGACCCGCACCGGCGAGGGCCCTGGCGGGGTCCCGGTCAACAAGTCGGCGCAGGCTGCCGGCGTCGAGGAGTCGGCCACCGCCACCGACTGGCGGCTCGAGGTCGTCGTCGACGGCACCGTCACCGCGGCGCTGTCCCTCGACGACCTGCGGGCGATGCCGCAGCGCACCGTCGACCTGCCGATCGCCTGCGTCGAGGGCTGGAGCGCCCAGGGCACCTGGTCGGGCGTCCGGCTCGCGGACGTCTTGCGCGCCGCCGGTGCGGCGGCCGGGAGCGACGTCGCCGTCACCTCGCTGCAGCAGGCCGGTCCCTTCCGGCGCACGACTCTCCCGGCCGGCTTCGCCGACGACGAGCGCACCCTGCTGGCCCTCGACCTGGCCGGCGCGCCGCTGGCCCTCGACCACGGCTTCCCGTGCCGCCTGATCGCGCCCAACCGGCCGGGCGTGCTGCAGACCAAGTGGCTCTCCCGACTGGAGGTGGGCGCATGA
- a CDS encoding MarP family serine protease: MNVLDWCLVALVGIYALSGYWQGFITGAFATAGLLLGGVAGIWAAPLALGDAAPSLWVSLGALFIVIICASLGQAVLQFAGSRIRAQITWQPVRALDAVGGSALSAVAVLLVAWALGVAVSGTRIGAITPLVRDSTVLAKVDQVLPGDADQALQAFNNVVGTTFFPRYLEPFAPERIVAVDPGDPRMLTDPDVVAAQPSVVKVRGANGCGSGVEGTGFVYAPGRLMTNAHVVAGVTRPEVEIGGSTVVATVVLYDPDLDIAVLSVPSAAVVPLKFDTEAQPLDDIAVVGYPQDGPYDVRAGRIRSQQRLRSPDIYGEGTVIRQVYSLRALIRPGNSGGPVLTSAGDVAGMVFAASVSDRETGYALTAGQVAASAAEGLERQSPVDTGTCVR; encoded by the coding sequence ATGAACGTCCTCGACTGGTGCCTCGTGGCGCTCGTGGGGATCTACGCCCTGTCCGGCTACTGGCAGGGCTTCATCACCGGCGCCTTCGCCACCGCGGGTCTCCTGCTCGGCGGCGTCGCGGGCATCTGGGCCGCGCCCCTCGCGCTCGGCGACGCGGCACCGTCGCTGTGGGTGTCGCTCGGCGCGCTGTTCATCGTGATCATCTGCGCGTCCCTCGGCCAGGCCGTCCTCCAGTTCGCCGGCTCGCGGATCCGGGCGCAGATCACCTGGCAGCCGGTGCGCGCCCTCGACGCCGTCGGCGGCTCCGCCCTGAGCGCCGTCGCCGTCCTGCTCGTCGCCTGGGCGCTCGGCGTCGCGGTCTCCGGCACCCGCATCGGCGCGATCACGCCGCTGGTGCGCGACTCGACGGTCCTCGCGAAGGTCGACCAGGTCCTTCCCGGCGACGCCGACCAGGCGCTGCAGGCGTTCAACAACGTCGTCGGCACCACCTTCTTCCCGCGCTACCTCGAGCCGTTCGCCCCCGAGCGGATCGTCGCGGTCGACCCCGGCGACCCGCGGATGCTGACCGACCCCGACGTCGTCGCGGCCCAGCCGAGCGTGGTCAAGGTGCGCGGCGCCAACGGCTGCGGCAGCGGCGTCGAGGGCACCGGCTTCGTCTACGCGCCGGGCCGGCTGATGACCAACGCCCACGTGGTCGCGGGCGTCACCCGCCCCGAGGTCGAGATCGGCGGCTCGACGGTCGTGGCCACCGTCGTGCTCTACGACCCCGACCTCGACATCGCCGTCCTGTCGGTGCCGTCCGCGGCGGTGGTGCCGCTGAAGTTCGACACCGAGGCCCAGCCGCTCGACGACATCGCGGTCGTCGGCTACCCGCAGGACGGCCCCTACGACGTCCGCGCCGGCCGGATCCGCTCCCAGCAGCGGCTGCGCTCGCCCGACATCTACGGCGAGGGCACCGTCATCCGCCAGGTCTACTCGCTGCGCGCCCTCATCCGCCCCGGCAACTCGGGCGGTCCGGTGCTGACGTCGGCCGGCGACGTCGCGGGCATGGTGTTCGCCGCGTCGGTGAGCGACCGCGAGACCGGCTACGCGCTGACCGCGGGCCAGGTCGCTGCGTCGGCGGCCGAGGGCCTCGAGCGGCAGTCGCCGGTCGACACCGGCACCTGCGTGCGCTGA
- a CDS encoding Crp/Fnr family transcriptional regulator gives MDNDVLRQAPLFSSLDDEAATALGGSMAETTLRRGDVLFHEGDSGDRLYIVTEGKVKLGRSSSDGRENLLAIMGPGQMFGELSLFDPGPRSATVTAVTDASFASLSHDDLLKWLEGRPQVARGLLSQLASRLRKSNDVVADLVFSDVPGRVAKALLDLADRFGRTADDGVHVHHDLTQEELAQLVGASRETVNKALADFASRGWLRLEPRSVVIMDLERLSRRAR, from the coding sequence GTGGACAACGACGTGCTCAGGCAGGCACCGCTGTTCAGCTCGCTCGACGACGAGGCGGCCACCGCGCTGGGCGGCTCCATGGCGGAGACGACCCTGCGCCGCGGCGACGTGCTGTTCCACGAGGGCGACTCCGGCGACCGCCTCTACATCGTCACCGAGGGCAAGGTGAAGCTCGGCCGCTCGTCCTCCGACGGCCGCGAGAACCTGCTGGCGATCATGGGTCCCGGCCAGATGTTCGGCGAGCTCTCCCTCTTCGACCCGGGCCCGCGCTCGGCGACCGTCACGGCCGTCACCGACGCCTCGTTCGCCTCGCTGTCCCACGACGACCTGCTGAAGTGGCTCGAGGGCCGCCCGCAGGTCGCCCGCGGCCTGCTCTCCCAGCTCGCCTCGCGGCTGCGCAAGTCCAACGACGTCGTCGCCGACCTGGTCTTCTCCGACGTGCCCGGCCGTGTCGCCAAGGCGCTGCTCGACCTCGCCGACCGCTTCGGCCGCACCGCCGACGACGGCGTCCACGTCCACCACGACCTCACCCAGGAGGAGCTCGCCCAGCTGGTCGGCGCCTCCCGCGAGACGGTCAACAAGGCGCTCGCCGACTTCGCCTCGCGCGGCTGGCTGCGCCTGGAGCCCCGCTCCGTGGTGATCATGGACCTCGAGCGGCTCTCGCGCCGCGCCCGCTGA
- a CDS encoding response regulator transcription factor → MAKVLVVDDDATVREVVVDYLRAAGHDVHEAVDGGGALDAVRTVGPDLLVLDVMMPGIDGLEVCRRLRRHSDVPVVLLTALGEEQDRVIGLEIGADDYVTKPFSPRELVLRVDSILRRSAGGSDVGVPPVTVDGDLVVDRDRRQVTLAGRETQLTAREFDLLAFLAARPGIAFSRDDLLQQVWGWSFGDQSTVTVHVRRLREKVEADPTTPTRLLTVWGVGYRWEAQA, encoded by the coding sequence GTGGCGAAGGTGCTGGTGGTCGACGACGACGCGACCGTGCGCGAGGTGGTCGTCGACTACCTCCGCGCCGCCGGGCACGACGTCCACGAGGCGGTCGACGGCGGGGGTGCGCTCGACGCGGTCCGGACCGTCGGGCCGGACCTGCTGGTGCTGGACGTGATGATGCCCGGCATCGACGGTCTCGAGGTGTGCCGACGGCTGCGGCGGCACTCCGACGTGCCGGTCGTGCTGCTGACCGCGCTGGGCGAGGAGCAGGACCGCGTGATCGGCCTCGAGATCGGCGCGGACGACTACGTCACCAAGCCGTTCAGCCCCCGCGAGCTGGTCCTCCGGGTCGACTCCATCCTGCGCCGCTCGGCGGGCGGCTCCGACGTCGGCGTGCCTCCGGTGACCGTCGACGGCGACCTCGTGGTCGACCGCGACCGCCGGCAGGTGACGCTCGCGGGGCGCGAGACGCAGCTGACCGCCCGCGAGTTCGACCTGCTGGCCTTCCTCGCCGCGCGGCCGGGCATCGCGTTCTCCCGTGACGACCTGCTGCAGCAGGTGTGGGGCTGGTCCTTCGGCGACCAGTCGACCGTGACCGTCCACGTGCGGCGCCTGCGCGAGAAGGTCGAGGCCGACCCGACCACGCCGACCCGCCTTCTCACCGTCTGGGGAGTCGGCTACCGCTGGGAGGCCCAGGCATGA
- the nhaA gene encoding Na+/H+ antiporter NhaA produces MASRPTNPHDDASVSDDLWETGPSYIASNKPLARLVARPVREFLRVEAAGSLLLLLAAAVALVWANSPWASSYDTLWHTHLTLDVGPLHLDESLQHWVNDALMVVFFFVVGLEIKYELVNGDLRDPRTAALPIVAAIGGMVVPAGIYLALNPPGSDGADGWGIPMATDIAFAVGVLGILGRRIPSSARLFLLTLAIVDDIGAILVIAIFYTADLSLGWLAVAIGMLAAMVLARLLRIWTVVVYAILGVGVWFALLESGVHATLAGVAIGLLAPATPLLNESVARGHARQALKDNVLDPDELAKLRFLLKESVSVVERLQSGLHPLSSYVVLPVFALANAGVELGAIGKVFTEPVGIGIVLGLVLGKPVGIFLASFLAVRTGLGKLPDDTSWPMVLGLGAVGGIGFTVSIFIAGLSFPGSDLLTEEAKIAILLASLFAAVVGVVLLLATTRGQQHDDEEEPDTGADEVEAALQR; encoded by the coding sequence ATGGCCTCCCGCCCCACGAACCCCCACGACGACGCCAGCGTGAGCGACGACCTCTGGGAGACCGGTCCGTCCTACATCGCGAGCAACAAGCCGCTCGCCCGCCTCGTCGCCCGTCCGGTGCGCGAGTTCCTGCGCGTCGAGGCTGCCGGCTCGCTGCTCCTGCTGCTCGCCGCGGCCGTCGCGCTGGTGTGGGCCAACAGCCCGTGGGCGTCGTCCTACGACACGCTCTGGCACACCCACCTCACCCTCGACGTCGGTCCGCTGCACCTCGACGAGTCGCTGCAGCACTGGGTCAACGACGCGCTGATGGTGGTCTTCTTCTTCGTCGTCGGCCTCGAGATCAAGTACGAGCTGGTCAACGGCGACCTGCGCGACCCGCGCACCGCGGCGCTGCCGATCGTGGCGGCGATCGGCGGCATGGTCGTGCCGGCCGGCATCTACCTCGCGCTCAACCCGCCGGGCAGCGACGGCGCCGACGGCTGGGGCATCCCGATGGCCACCGACATCGCGTTCGCGGTCGGCGTGCTCGGGATCCTCGGACGGCGGATCCCGTCGTCGGCGCGGCTGTTCCTGCTGACCCTGGCGATCGTCGACGACATCGGCGCGATCCTCGTGATCGCGATCTTCTACACTGCCGACCTCTCGCTGGGCTGGCTCGCGGTCGCGATCGGCATGCTCGCCGCGATGGTCCTCGCCCGGCTGCTGCGGATCTGGACCGTCGTGGTCTACGCGATCCTCGGCGTCGGCGTGTGGTTCGCGCTGCTCGAGTCGGGCGTGCACGCCACGCTCGCCGGCGTCGCGATCGGCCTGCTCGCGCCCGCCACCCCGCTGCTCAACGAGAGCGTCGCGCGCGGGCACGCCCGCCAGGCGCTCAAGGACAACGTGCTCGACCCGGACGAGCTGGCCAAGCTGCGGTTCCTGCTCAAGGAGTCGGTGTCGGTGGTGGAGCGGCTGCAGAGCGGACTGCACCCCCTGTCGTCCTACGTCGTGCTGCCGGTCTTCGCGCTCGCCAACGCCGGCGTCGAGCTCGGGGCGATCGGCAAGGTCTTCACCGAGCCGGTCGGGATCGGCATCGTGCTCGGGCTAGTGCTCGGCAAGCCGGTCGGCATCTTCCTGGCGTCGTTCCTCGCCGTCCGCACCGGCCTCGGCAAGCTCCCCGACGACACCTCCTGGCCGATGGTGCTGGGCCTCGGAGCCGTCGGTGGCATCGGCTTCACCGTCTCGATCTTCATCGCGGGCCTGTCGTTCCCGGGCTCCGACCTGCTCACCGAGGAGGCGAAGATCGCGATCCTGCTGGCCTCCCTCTTCGCCGCGGTGGTCGGCGTGGTGCTGTTGCTCGCCACCACCCGCGGCCAGCAGCACGACGACGAGGAGGAGCCGGACACCGGCGCCGACGAGGTCGAGGCGGCGCTCCAGCGCTGA
- a CDS encoding methyltransferase domain-containing protein codes for MIDQSFSTLFASALHGAPTVVVRPGEEPMVLPVDLWRRPADEHDRALVGLCVGPTLDVGCGPGRMTEALALAGHLALGIDVVDAAVTLTRERGVAAVRRDVFDRVPGEGRWATALLADGNIGIGGDPVALLRRVHRLLAPGGRVVVEVERPGVSPTQGWASLEAPGRRSRPFRWATLGVDDLPGAAAAAGLAVHRVLRVGDRYAAVVTETGGATW; via the coding sequence GTGATCGACCAGTCCTTCAGCACGCTGTTCGCCAGTGCCCTGCACGGGGCGCCCACGGTCGTCGTGCGCCCCGGCGAGGAGCCGATGGTGCTGCCGGTCGACCTGTGGCGGCGCCCGGCCGACGAGCACGACCGCGCCCTGGTCGGGCTGTGCGTCGGACCCACCCTCGACGTCGGCTGCGGTCCGGGCCGGATGACCGAGGCGCTCGCGCTGGCCGGCCACCTCGCCCTGGGGATCGACGTCGTCGACGCCGCCGTGACGCTGACCCGCGAGCGCGGTGTCGCGGCGGTGCGGCGCGACGTCTTCGACCGGGTGCCCGGCGAGGGTCGTTGGGCCACGGCGCTCCTCGCCGACGGCAACATCGGCATCGGGGGCGACCCCGTCGCGCTGCTCCGCCGGGTGCACCGCCTGCTCGCGCCCGGGGGCCGCGTCGTCGTCGAGGTCGAGCGGCCGGGCGTCAGCCCGACGCAGGGGTGGGCCTCGCTCGAGGCGCCGGGGCGGCGCAGCCGGCCCTTCCGCTGGGCCACCCTCGGGGTGGACGACCTCCCCGGCGCAGCCGCTGCGGCCGGCCTCGCGGTGCACCGCGTCCTCCGCGTCGGCGACCGGTACGCCGCTGTCGTCACCGAGACGGGTGGGGCGACGTGGTGA
- a CDS encoding TlpA family protein disulfide reductase, whose amino-acid sequence MRRLVLAAALVAVLSACSGQDGIDVRPPDVDVDTPAMREVKARIGMDDCVPGKGEASADGLPAVTLPCLGGGPDVDLSSLRGPMLINLWQFNCGPCRKEMPALERFHQQYGDQVAVLGIDFNDVHPDGALALAEDTGATYPSLADPGGELMTEEAFAIARRGLPAFVFVDADGTVVGQSSGGVDSVDEVKALVADQLGVTL is encoded by the coding sequence GTGAGACGGCTCGTCCTCGCGGCCGCCCTGGTCGCCGTCCTCAGCGCGTGCAGCGGGCAGGACGGCATCGACGTACGCCCGCCCGACGTCGACGTCGACACCCCCGCCATGCGCGAGGTCAAGGCCCGCATCGGCATGGACGACTGCGTCCCCGGGAAGGGCGAGGCCAGCGCCGACGGGCTGCCGGCCGTGACGCTGCCCTGCCTCGGCGGGGGCCCCGACGTCGACCTGTCGTCGCTGCGCGGGCCGATGCTGATCAACCTCTGGCAGTTCAACTGCGGGCCGTGCCGCAAGGAGATGCCCGCCCTGGAGCGGTTCCACCAGCAGTACGGCGACCAGGTGGCCGTGCTCGGCATCGACTTCAACGACGTCCACCCCGACGGCGCCCTCGCGCTCGCGGAGGACACCGGCGCGACCTACCCCTCGCTCGCCGACCCCGGCGGCGAGCTGATGACCGAGGAGGCCTTCGCGATCGCCCGGCGCGGCCTGCCGGCGTTCGTCTTCGTCGACGCCGACGGCACGGTCGTCGGCCAGAGCTCGGGCGGCGTCGACTCGGTCGACGAGGTCAAGGCGCTCGTCGCCGACCAGCTCGGTGTCACGCTGTGA
- a CDS encoding sensor histidine kinase — protein MSDLTEIWLVAAGSGVTVGLLGLLAGWCLRHRSLRWQLAIVGVVTTLTILLGVQAISRRMLISDHDRSVALIVTTAAALVSLVVALVLSAALARWSRSLREDVRRVGDGDSVKGGRRWPAEFQGLSDELALAHERLAAAREREQRLEESRRELVSWVSHDLRTPLAGIRVMAEALEDSIASDPARYHRQIRGEVDRMVQMVDDLFELSRIHSGQLVVQPQPIVVGDLVSEALAAAEPVARARQVSLGGEVPHGLQVAADPAGLSRVLANLIVNGIRHTPSDGTVHVAARPVDGGVELAVTDGCGGIADADRERVFEVGYRGTAARTPDSPLQDVHTARAGLGLAIVKGIVEAHHGEVEVANTGAGGRAAGCRFVVRLPVAPPA, from the coding sequence ATGAGCGACCTGACCGAGATCTGGCTCGTCGCCGCCGGGAGCGGCGTCACCGTGGGCCTGCTCGGCCTGCTCGCGGGCTGGTGCCTGCGGCACCGCTCGCTGCGCTGGCAGCTCGCCATCGTCGGCGTGGTCACCACGCTCACCATCCTGCTGGGCGTGCAGGCCATCTCGCGGCGGATGCTGATCTCCGACCACGACCGCTCGGTGGCGCTGATCGTGACGACCGCGGCCGCGCTGGTGTCCCTGGTGGTGGCCCTGGTGCTCTCCGCCGCCCTGGCGCGCTGGTCCCGGTCGCTGCGCGAGGACGTACGCCGGGTCGGTGACGGCGACTCCGTCAAGGGCGGTCGTCGCTGGCCGGCCGAGTTCCAGGGCCTGTCCGACGAGCTGGCGCTCGCCCACGAGCGGCTGGCCGCCGCGCGCGAGCGCGAGCAGCGGCTGGAGGAGTCGCGCCGCGAGCTCGTCTCGTGGGTGTCGCACGACCTGCGCACCCCGCTCGCCGGGATCCGGGTGATGGCCGAGGCGCTCGAGGACTCGATCGCGAGCGACCCCGCGCGCTACCACCGCCAGATCCGCGGCGAGGTCGACCGGATGGTCCAGATGGTCGACGACCTCTTCGAGCTCTCCCGCATCCACTCCGGCCAGCTCGTCGTGCAGCCGCAGCCGATCGTGGTCGGTGACCTGGTGAGCGAGGCGCTCGCGGCGGCCGAGCCGGTCGCCCGGGCACGCCAGGTGTCGCTCGGGGGCGAGGTCCCGCACGGCCTGCAGGTCGCCGCCGACCCGGCCGGCCTGTCCCGCGTCTTGGCCAACCTGATCGTCAACGGGATCCGCCACACCCCGTCCGACGGCACCGTCCACGTGGCGGCGCGCCCCGTCGACGGCGGCGTCGAGCTCGCCGTCACCGACGGCTGCGGGGGCATCGCCGACGCCGACCGCGAGCGGGTCTTCGAGGTGGGCTACCGCGGCACCGCCGCACGTACGCCGGACAGCCCGCTGCAGGACGTCCACACCGCACGCGCCGGCCTGGGCCTGGCCATCGTCAAGGGCATCGTCGAGGCCCACCACGGCGAGGTCGAGGTCGCCAACACCGGCGCGGGCGGGCGGGCGGCGGGCTGCCGGTTCGTCGTCCGGCTCCCGGTCGCCCCGCCGGCCTGA
- a CDS encoding phage holin family protein: MSHAPITPGQNGDGDPTIGKLVMDAQRDISTLISKEIQLAKSELKVSVRHGGLGIGLFAGAAFLGLLAVIMLSVSIAYFIHWAGLGLHWAFLIVFGLYVLLAALLALIGVKQVKQVKAPERAIEQGKQIPQALKGKA; encoded by the coding sequence ATGTCCCACGCACCGATCACGCCCGGTCAGAACGGCGATGGCGACCCGACGATCGGCAAGCTCGTCATGGACGCGCAGCGCGACATCTCGACGCTCATCTCCAAGGAGATCCAGCTCGCCAAGTCCGAGCTCAAGGTCAGCGTCAGGCACGGTGGGCTCGGCATCGGACTGTTCGCGGGCGCGGCCTTCCTCGGCCTGCTCGCGGTGATCATGCTGTCGGTCTCGATCGCCTACTTCATCCACTGGGCCGGCCTCGGCCTGCACTGGGCGTTCCTCATCGTCTTCGGGCTCTACGTCCTGCTCGCCGCGCTGCTCGCCCTGATCGGTGTCAAGCAGGTCAAGCAGGTCAAGGCGCCCGAGCGCGCGATCGAGCAGGGCAAGCAGATCCCGCAGGCGCTCAAGGGCAAGGCCTGA